The genomic segment GGCGTCGCGCCGAGTCCCTCGGTCGAGGCGATATTCACGATTCGCGCCGCGTCGGACTTGCGGAGATGGGGCAGCGCCGCGCGCACCAGCCGCTGCTGCGCCGTCAGCAGCCCCTCGATGGTTCGGTCCCAGACGCGGTCGTAGCCGTCGTCGTCGAGCGGATGAAAACCGGCGAAGCCGGCGTTGTTGATCAGGATATCCAGCCGGCCGAAGCGGTCGGCGACCTCGGCGACCACGCGCTTGATATCGGCGTGATCCAGAACGTCGAGCCGCCACGCCTCGGCGCGCCCGCCCTCGGCCTTGATTTCCTCAAGCACGCGGGCGAGGCCGGCTTCATTGATATCGGTGATCGCGACCAGCGCTCCTTCCTGCGCGAACAGATGCGCCGTGGCGCGGCCCATCCCGCTCGCGGCGCCGGTGATCAGCACGGCGCGTCCCCTCACGGATCGATCCAGTTTTTTGATCGCTGCCATCTGCGTTCTCCTCAATGCTCAGGCGCTGTAACTAGCCGCCCTCGAGCTCATTTGCTGAGCTTCCACTGAATTAATGTCGCGTCGCC from the Candidatus Binatus sp. genome contains:
- a CDS encoding SDR family NAD(P)-dependent oxidoreductase, translated to MAAIKKLDRSVRGRAVLITGAASGMGRATAHLFAQEGALVAITDINEAGLARVLEEIKAEGGRAEAWRLDVLDHADIKRVVAEVADRFGRLDILINNAGFAGFHPLDDDGYDRVWDRTIEGLLTAQQRLVRAALPHLRKSDAARIVNIASTEGLGATPGDSPYVVAKTGVIGLTRALAVDLGPEGITVNCICPGPIRTGLTDSIPEEHKTIFAKRRTALKRYGYPEEVAHITFSICLPAASYLTGAVIPVDGGLTIRNA